One region of Streptomyces capillispiralis genomic DNA includes:
- a CDS encoding maleylpyruvate isomerase family mycothiol-dependent enzyme, giving the protein MTTPADVHDVRDPELPGRLLAVERDELVPLLRGRADADFALPVPACPGWTVRDVLAHCSAAFTRVRERRFEEGVFSPESNDRDIAERAGWSDRRVVDELELGMTEAGPLIARAGGALDALALGEWVHAGDVRVALGAPGAYAGAGLPYALTLLAQVTARRGHLPLHADLDDADEPLRLGDFSGERPPARYIGDGPTLVRLYAGRPVDGASYELAGAEAEALNIFAG; this is encoded by the coding sequence ATGACGACTCCTGCGGATGTGCACGACGTACGGGACCCGGAGCTGCCCGGGCGGCTGCTGGCCGTCGAGCGGGACGAGCTGGTGCCCCTGCTGCGGGGCAGGGCGGACGCGGACTTCGCGCTGCCGGTCCCCGCCTGTCCGGGCTGGACGGTGCGGGACGTGCTGGCGCACTGCTCGGCCGCGTTCACCCGGGTACGGGAACGCCGGTTCGAGGAGGGCGTGTTCTCGCCCGAGTCCAACGACCGGGACATCGCCGAGCGGGCCGGGTGGAGCGACCGGCGCGTCGTCGATGAGCTGGAGCTCGGGATGACCGAGGCCGGGCCGCTGATCGCCCGGGCCGGCGGGGCGCTGGACGCCCTCGCGCTGGGCGAGTGGGTGCACGCCGGGGACGTACGGGTCGCACTCGGTGCGCCCGGCGCGTACGCGGGCGCGGGACTGCCGTACGCGCTCACCCTGCTGGCGCAGGTGACCGCCCGGCGCGGTCACCTCCCGCTCCACGCCGACCTGGACGACGCCGACGAGCCGCTGCGGCTGGGCGACTTCTCCGGGGAACGCCCCCCGGCCCGCTACATCGGCGACGGGCCGACGCTGGTCAGGCTGTACGCGGGACGGCCGGTGGACGGGGCGTCGTACGAGCTGGCCGGGGCGGAGGCGGAGGCGCTGAACATCTTCGCCGGGTGA
- a CDS encoding copper homeostasis protein CutC yields the protein MSKRALLEVIALDVEDAVAARDGGADRLELVADMAADGLTPPTATVAGIRAAVDLPVRVMVRLADGFAAGDVGRLVRAARALREAGAEEFVLGFLDAQGSVDAGAVERVVDALEGCRWTFHRAIDRAADRDALRKQLDGLPGLDTYLTAGAAEGVDAGLPTLLAEAARRGEPGYEQRLLVGGGLRLDHVPHLLAAGIDGFHIGGAARPRGWDGPVSADAVAAWRHALDD from the coding sequence ATGAGCAAGCGTGCACTCCTGGAGGTGATCGCCCTCGACGTCGAGGACGCGGTGGCCGCCCGGGACGGAGGCGCCGACCGCCTCGAGCTGGTCGCCGACATGGCGGCGGACGGGCTCACTCCGCCGACGGCGACCGTCGCCGGGATCCGCGCGGCCGTGGACCTTCCGGTCCGGGTGATGGTGCGGCTGGCCGACGGGTTCGCGGCGGGCGACGTGGGGCGTCTGGTGCGGGCCGCGCGCGCACTGCGGGAGGCCGGGGCGGAGGAGTTCGTGCTCGGCTTCCTGGACGCGCAGGGAAGCGTCGACGCCGGTGCGGTGGAGCGGGTCGTCGACGCGCTGGAGGGCTGCCGGTGGACCTTCCACCGCGCCATCGACCGGGCGGCGGACCGGGACGCCCTGCGCAAGCAGCTGGACGGGCTGCCCGGACTGGACACCTACCTGACGGCGGGCGCCGCCGAGGGCGTCGACGCCGGGCTGCCGACGCTGCTCGCGGAGGCGGCGCGGCGCGGCGAGCCGGGCTACGAGCAGCGGCTCCTCGTGGGCGGGGGGCTGCGGCTGGACCACGTGCCGCACCTGCTGGCCGCGGGCATCGACGGCTTCCACATCGGCGGGGCGGCCCGGCCCCGGGGGTGGGACGGGCCGGTCTCGGCGGACGCCGTCGCCGCCTGGCGGCACGCGCTGGACGACTGA
- a CDS encoding HelD family protein — MSASTPVDEPAHGSPPGGSGDDPLARERSHLAASRSALRAMREDVEALDIGDVTANWVNAAVLEHQIGERIKALADLSDTPLFFGRLDYLHSPGADRAEGADGERFYIGRRHVHDADGDPMVIDWRAPVSQPFYRASKKDPMDVALRRRFGYTGGDLTAYEDEHLSDPTEAATTSKLLQQEIERPRVGPMRDIVATIQPEQDEIVRSGLSGSVCVQGGPGTGKTAVGLHRVAYLLYAHRERLARTGTLVVGPNRSFLHYIEQVLPALGELAVAQATVDDLVAHVEVRGTDDAPAALVKGDARMARVLRRALYSHITPPTEPVVVVRGSRRWRVPAYELQDLVSQLLDRDIRYGAAREALPQRIAHAVLVQMERAGEAPDDRVQDAVARNSAVKAAVKAVWPAVDPAKLVLRLLGDPAFLAEHAEGLLDEEERKAILWTKPARSVKSAKWSSADAVLIDEAADLIQRTPSLGHVVLDEAQDLSPMQYRAVGRRCTTGSATVLGDLAQGTTPWSTRSWEEALGHLGKRDAVIEELTAGFRVPTDVIAYASRLLPHIAPGLTPVASIRENPGFFEVRRARGTDDVVSACRELLRREGSVGLIAADARLPELAELLGAAGITFVAPGEETTRDTRLTLVPASLAKGLEYDYVVLDEPRAVVDAEPDERTGLRRLYVTLTRAVSGLVVTHAAPLPEQLA; from the coding sequence TTGTCCGCGTCCACCCCCGTCGACGAGCCCGCGCACGGCAGCCCCCCGGGCGGTTCCGGTGACGACCCGCTCGCCCGCGAACGCTCCCACCTCGCCGCGTCCCGTTCCGCCCTGCGCGCCATGCGCGAGGACGTCGAGGCCCTCGACATCGGCGACGTCACCGCCAACTGGGTCAACGCGGCCGTGCTGGAGCACCAGATCGGGGAGCGCATCAAGGCGCTGGCCGACCTCAGCGACACCCCGCTGTTCTTCGGCCGCCTCGACTACCTGCACTCCCCCGGCGCCGACCGGGCCGAGGGCGCGGACGGCGAACGGTTCTACATCGGGCGCCGGCACGTGCACGACGCGGACGGCGACCCGATGGTGATCGACTGGCGTGCGCCGGTGTCGCAGCCGTTCTACCGGGCGTCCAAGAAGGACCCGATGGACGTCGCGCTGCGCCGCCGCTTCGGCTACACCGGCGGCGACCTCACCGCGTACGAGGACGAGCACCTGTCCGACCCCACCGAGGCGGCCACCACCAGCAAGCTGCTCCAGCAGGAGATCGAGCGTCCGCGCGTCGGCCCGATGCGGGACATCGTCGCCACCATCCAGCCCGAGCAGGACGAGATCGTACGGTCCGGGCTGTCGGGCAGCGTGTGCGTGCAGGGAGGTCCGGGGACCGGGAAGACCGCCGTCGGCCTGCACCGGGTGGCCTACCTGCTGTACGCCCACCGCGAGCGGCTGGCCCGCACCGGCACGCTGGTCGTCGGGCCGAACCGGTCCTTCCTGCACTACATCGAGCAGGTGCTGCCCGCGCTGGGCGAACTGGCCGTCGCCCAGGCCACCGTGGACGACCTGGTGGCGCACGTGGAGGTGCGCGGGACGGACGACGCGCCGGCGGCGCTCGTCAAGGGCGACGCCCGGATGGCGCGGGTGCTGCGCAGGGCGCTCTACTCGCACATCACCCCGCCCACCGAGCCGGTCGTGGTGGTGCGCGGCTCCCGCCGCTGGCGCGTCCCGGCGTACGAACTGCAGGACCTCGTGAGCCAGTTGCTGGACCGCGACATCCGCTACGGCGCCGCCCGCGAGGCGCTCCCGCAGCGCATCGCGCACGCCGTGCTGGTGCAGATGGAGCGGGCCGGGGAGGCTCCGGACGACCGGGTGCAGGACGCGGTGGCCCGCAACAGCGCGGTGAAGGCGGCGGTGAAGGCGGTCTGGCCGGCCGTCGACCCGGCGAAGCTGGTGCTGCGGCTGCTCGGCGACCCGGCGTTCCTGGCCGAGCACGCCGAAGGGCTGCTCGACGAGGAGGAGCGCAAGGCGATCCTCTGGACGAAGCCGGCCCGCTCGGTGAAGTCGGCGAAGTGGTCGTCCGCCGACGCGGTGCTGATCGACGAGGCGGCCGACCTGATCCAGCGCACGCCCTCGCTCGGGCACGTGGTGCTCGACGAGGCGCAGGACCTCTCCCCCATGCAGTACCGGGCGGTGGGCCGGCGCTGCACGACCGGTTCGGCGACCGTCCTCGGCGACCTGGCGCAGGGCACCACCCCCTGGTCGACCCGGAGCTGGGAGGAGGCGCTGGGGCACCTGGGCAAGCGGGACGCGGTGATCGAGGAGCTGACGGCCGGTTTCCGCGTCCCGACGGACGTGATCGCCTACGCCTCCCGGCTGCTCCCGCACATCGCGCCGGGCCTCACCCCGGTGGCGTCGATCCGTGAGAACCCGGGCTTCTTCGAGGTGCGCCGGGCGCGGGGGACGGACGACGTGGTGTCCGCGTGCCGCGAACTGCTGCGCCGGGAGGGCTCGGTGGGCCTGATCGCGGCGGACGCCCGGCTTCCCGAGCTGGCGGAGCTGCTGGGGGCGGCGGGGATCACCTTCGTCGCCCCCGGTGAGGAGACGACCCGCGACACCCGGCTGACCCTGGTCCCGGCGTCCCTGGCGAAGGGCCTGGAGTACGACTACGTGGTCCTGGACGAGCCCCGGGCCGTGGTCGACGCCGAACCCGACGAACGCACCGGCCTGCGCCGCCTGTACGTCACCCTGACCCGGGCGGTGTCGGGACTGGTCGTCACCCACGCGGCACCCCTGCCGGAGCAGCTGGCGTAG
- a CDS encoding DNA repair helicase XPB encodes MNGPLIVQSDKTLLLEVDHEQADDCRRVIAPFAELERAPEHIHTYRVTPLGLWNARAAGHDAEQVVDALVQYSRYPVPHALLVDIADTMDRYGRLSLVKHPAHGLVLTTTDRPVLEEVLRSKRIAPLVGDRIDPDTVIVHPSERGQIKQTLLKLGWPAEDLAGYVDGEAHPIDLREDGWALRPYQKQAVENFWHGGSGVVVLPCGAGKTLVGAGAMAQARSTTLILVTNTVSARQWKHELVKRTSLTEDEIGEYSGTKKEIRPVTIATYQVLTTRRKGVYPHLELFDSRDWGLIVYDEVHLLPAPVFKFTADLQARRRLGLTATLVREDGRESDVFSLIGPKRFDAPWKEIEAQGYIAPADCVEVRVSLTESERLAYATAEQEEKYRFCSTTATKQKVTEAIVRRFAGQQILVIGQYIDQLDELGEHLGAPVIKGETSNAQREKLFDAFREGEISVLVVSKVANFSIDLPEATVAVQVSGTFGSRQEEAQRLGRVLRPKADGHKAHFYSVVARDTIDQDFAAHRQRFLAEQGYAYRIMDADELLAGS; translated from the coding sequence GTGAATGGTCCGCTCATCGTCCAGTCCGACAAGACCCTGCTCCTCGAGGTCGACCACGAGCAGGCCGACGACTGCCGTCGGGTGATCGCGCCGTTCGCCGAGCTGGAGCGGGCCCCCGAGCACATCCACACCTACCGGGTCACCCCGCTGGGCCTGTGGAACGCGCGTGCGGCCGGACACGACGCCGAACAGGTCGTGGACGCGCTGGTGCAGTACAGCCGCTACCCCGTGCCGCACGCGCTGCTCGTCGACATCGCCGACACCATGGACCGCTACGGGCGGCTCAGCCTGGTCAAGCACCCGGCGCACGGCCTGGTGCTGACCACCACCGACCGGCCCGTCCTGGAGGAGGTGCTGCGCTCCAAGCGGATCGCCCCGCTGGTCGGCGACCGCATCGACCCGGACACGGTGATCGTGCACCCCTCGGAGCGCGGGCAGATCAAGCAGACGCTGCTGAAGCTGGGCTGGCCGGCCGAGGACCTCGCCGGGTACGTGGACGGCGAGGCGCACCCCATCGACCTGCGCGAGGACGGCTGGGCGCTGCGCCCGTACCAGAAGCAGGCCGTGGAGAACTTCTGGCACGGCGGCTCCGGCGTGGTCGTGCTGCCCTGCGGCGCCGGCAAGACGCTGGTCGGGGCGGGCGCGATGGCGCAGGCCAGGTCGACGACCCTGATCCTGGTCACCAACACCGTCTCGGCCCGCCAGTGGAAGCACGAGCTGGTGAAGCGGACCTCGCTGACCGAGGACGAGATCGGCGAGTACAGCGGGACGAAGAAGGAGATCCGTCCGGTCACCATCGCCACCTACCAGGTGCTGACCACCCGGCGGAAGGGCGTCTACCCCCACCTGGAGCTGTTCGACTCCCGGGACTGGGGCCTGATCGTCTACGACGAGGTGCACCTGCTGCCCGCGCCCGTCTTCAAGTTCACCGCCGACCTCCAGGCCCGGCGCCGGCTCGGTCTCACGGCGACCCTGGTGCGGGAGGACGGCCGCGAGTCGGACGTGTTCTCGCTGATCGGGCCGAAGCGGTTCGACGCCCCGTGGAAGGAGATCGAGGCGCAGGGCTACATCGCCCCGGCCGACTGCGTCGAGGTCCGGGTCAGTCTCACCGAGTCCGAGCGGCTGGCGTACGCGACGGCGGAGCAGGAGGAGAAGTACCGGTTCTGCTCGACGACGGCGACCAAGCAGAAGGTGACGGAGGCGATCGTCCGGCGGTTCGCGGGCCAGCAGATCCTCGTCATCGGGCAGTACATCGACCAGCTGGACGAGCTGGGCGAGCACCTGGGCGCGCCGGTGATCAAGGGCGAGACGTCCAACGCGCAGCGGGAGAAGCTGTTCGACGCGTTCCGGGAGGGCGAGATCAGCGTCCTGGTCGTGTCCAAGGTCGCGAACTTCTCGATCGACCTGCCGGAGGCGACGGTCGCCGTGCAGGTGTCGGGGACGTTCGGGTCGCGGCAGGAGGAGGCGCAGCGGCTCGGCCGGGTGCTGCGGCCCAAGGCGGACGGGCACAAGGCGCACTTCTACTCCGTGGTCGCCCGGGACACCATCGACCAGGACTTCGCGGCGCACCGCCAGCGCTTCCTGGCGGAGCAGGGCTACGCCTACCGGATCATGGACGCGGACGAACTGCTCGCCGGGAGCTGA